Genomic window (Rhododendron vialii isolate Sample 1 chromosome 4a, ASM3025357v1):
CCCTAGGGCCGGCTCTGAAAAGATTTGCTGAgagaatgataaaaaaaagaataaaaatccACAAttatctcctttttttttgctaggaaTTAGGGAATGCAGGGGGCGGCCAGATGTAGTGATCTGTCATTGGGCATGACCAAGGGCCTCCAAACATGCAACGGGTCCCTAGGAGGGGATCGAAACCCCAAGGTGCGCACTACCTCACTTAGGGCTAGAGAGATCCGTAGGGAGAGTCAGAGGGTTTCAAATACCCAAAGTCATGAGGCCACCGCTCTAGGGGATCCGCAGGGGGAGTCAAAGGGTTTCAGATACGCAAAGTCATGAGGCCACCGTCCTAGGGTTGAAGGGGGCGTCGATAGCACGCTTTACACCCCCGATTAATTGTGATCCCACCAAATAACCTGTGGTAAAAGCTATTGTACCTATTCATTTCGTGGAGCAAATACATGTTATACAACCCTTCTTCAAGAACTGCCTATCTTTTTGTTCCTTATAATGTAGTCCAATCCAATTAGCCAGAGGAAAGGATTTTGGTTCTCTTTCCTTTCTATTTGTAGGTGTGGAAAAATTTGGattctctcccttttctttacAAAAAACACCATTGCTACGTCCTCGTTAAACCTGCAACTGCCTTTCCACCAATGCAGTCGTGTTGCCACCTCCAACATCATCCCCTACCCCACCATCTTCTGCCACCATCCCGCACCCTACTGTCACAGTTCCAATCACAACCCCACCATTAGACAACAACATAGTCACCGCCACCATAACGAATCCACTCTAGCCGATCGAACAAGTTACTAGCGAGCGCTGGACAACCAAACTACACTTTCTTCCTGAATAAAGGCTTGGGAGTTGAGGCAccaaattaagagaaaaataaCATGAAGCAACTCCACTGTAAAAGCAAGTAGCCCAGCCTGCGAAACTTGTATACAAGATTACAAGTTCAAAGAGCAACGGATAACATTGTGGAGAAAAAACAATGTTTTAACACAATCAACAGTTTCACCTACGGGAAATATTGGAGGACTACCACCAGACAACCAACCTGTGCTTTCTTCCTAACCATGGCATAGTACATACATCCATATACTGAATGAGGCCGTTAAATATCAATGGGTTCGAAAATAAATGTCAAACGAATCTGCAGACAGTAAAGTAATTAACCACGAATGAGGAATTACACCTACAAATTAGATATGAACGGAAATCTATTTCTCTTTGCTGTTTCTTTGTCTTGAAGACTAAGACATTGTGATCCACCTCATGCAAGTTCAAGCAAGAAATTGATGTCGGAATTTGAGCCGCATGAATAAACAGGCCTTGGGCTTTGTTCTACAAACTCTGCTGCCTCAAAAAGGACTCCAAACCCTGATCGCTAGGGCTGATCATCTTTCTCACCTTGACGCCACTTTTGTAAACGTTGACTGTTGGAAAATGGAACGGTTCTTATGCCTTCGGCTTTTGCTAGTTCTGGGCTGTCCTCCACACCCACCTTCAATAGGAAATAGAACTACACATCGGTTATGTTGCTAAGTTTACTGAAGTCTATATTACATTTGAATCCTACCAAATCCAGCTCGTGTATTGCCGTTTTCTATATGCAGTAAGAGAGAGTACCAATTCTTGCATATCTAATAGGTTCACCTTAAGTATTTGTGGAGCTATTTGGAACGAAATGAAAACATGAAGAAAATGATACAAGATATCCAAGCAGAGAATCTAAATTTCCCTACAATTTTCCTTTCCCAAGGTAAATCTCTGCAAAAATCAGTGATCCAAGCACGAACCGAATGCTACAAGGTAAAGCACATTTCAATATGGATGTTAAGACATGCTATAGAATAAATTCATTGGTATAACGCAGGAAATACTGAAAATTTTAGTAGTAAAGACATGGATGGTTGAATGCTGAAAAGTAGAGGTGTCAAGAATCACCGGGAGAAGATATTGCAGCTTTAGAACGATGAAGACTAGAAACTTCCTCCAGTTCACCAGTGGAATTCGCATTGTGAAATTCCTCCAGCCGCAATCTCTTCAATGCAACTTGCGCTCGGAGTAGAGATTCAGCAACCTCATTATCCCCCGGAAGTTTCCTCCCCAAGATCTCATAATCTCTAACAGCTTCTGCCCAATGTTCAAGCTAAAAATCACAAAATCAGACGCAAGGGAAGGAAAATTTGTAAAGCTTTTCAGTTGTTTTCACGATAACTTTTGTACAACCCTCCTCAGCAACACTCATTGTTTTCCTATCTAACTCCATTCTTTTAGTCGAAGTTGGTTTTCGAGAATTGGAAAACAagtattttggttttgttaccAAGCAAGTTTTATGTGTTTTCTGAGAAATGAGATAAGAAACTCATTCAATTCTAGACCAAACAGACCTGAAAAAAATGACCAGCAAATGACTCTTGACTCAAGAAAATCCGGATTTATTCAAATATAGTTAAGGATTCATATATGGATGCAGGAATTCACCTTTGCATTTGAGACAGCCCTCCTAAGAAGGGCCTTGGTGTAGTTTGGTTGGATCTTGAGGGCTCGGTTACAGTCTTCTACAGATTCATCCCATAGTTCAAGCTTAGACCAACAAACTGCTCTATTGCAATATAGCACAGAGTTGGACAAGACATATTTGAGGCCTTCCCCATAAGTTGTGCAGGCATCAGAAAATCTCCCTGAATTGAAAAGATCTTTACCCTGGGATCGAGCTCTTATTACCAATTTTACATTGTATAGCAGCATAGCAATTTCAATGTTGCTAAAATCAATCAGACAAGCCTTTTATGCTGCTGCAACTGCATTCTCAAACCTGCAATATACCCACCATCTGTTCTCACTCACTCACCATAAGAGCAACATTTATTTACCTTCCAGAAGATTGATAGTTTGGAAGTTGTATCGGATTTCCCAaattaaggctcggtttggatAGACGTGGACTTCATAACAAAAATGCATGAGGTTTAGCTATAGAACAGATGTTTAGAATCCTAGTACAATGTTTAACAGGAAAGATTTGCAATCCCTCCTATTATGGCCTTATTTGAAATTCATTATGCTAAAGCTCCCAAACTCAATGTTAAAATCCATATGCTAGTtatgaaatataattttgagCTGCTCTGCACTGGTTAAGGATGTCAAATCCATTCATCTGAAATCCACATCTATCAAAAAGGAGCCGACTATTATAACTTTAGCAGTGAAATCGGAGAAATCCAAGTCTTCTGCCCTAAAATCAAACGCTTAGATTGCTCAAACTTGAAAAAGAACTACCAACTCTCCTATAACAACCCACTCTCtccatttgtttttcttgtgaGAAAGACTACACCATCATCTCTTAAATGAACTTCTCAGTTTCTCCCTAACTTTCATATACGCCTTCTATTTTTAGAGGACGGAAGAGATTTCTTCAACTTCACCGCTAAA
Coding sequences:
- the LOC131324884 gene encoding inactive TPR repeat-containing thioredoxin TTL3-like isoform X1; translated protein: MLLYNVKLVIRARSQGKDLFNSGRFSDACTTYGEGLKYVLSNSVLYCNRAVCWSKLELWDESVEDCNRALKIQPNYTKALLRRAVSNAKLEHWAEAVRDYEILGRKLPGDNEVAESLLRAQVALKRLRLEEFHNANSTGELEEVSSLHRSKAAISSPGGCGGQPRTSKSRRHKNRSIFQQSTFTKVASR
- the LOC131324884 gene encoding inactive TPR repeat-containing thioredoxin TTL3-like isoform X2; the encoded protein is MLLYNVKLVIRARSQGKDLFNSGRFSDACTTYGEGLKYVLSNSVLYCNRAVCWSKLELWDESVEDCNRALKIQPNYTKALLRRAVSNAKLEHWAEAVRDYEILGRKLPGDNEVAESLLRAQVALKRLRLEEFHNANSTGELEEVSSLHRSKAAISSPAFGSCLDH